CCGGCGACATTTTCGGTTCACACCGTTGCGATTGTGGTGAACAACTGGCAGCGGCGCTCACGGCTATTCAACAGGCGGGACGCGGCGTGCTCCTGTACTTACGCCAAGAGGGGCGGGGAATCGGATTGGTAAACAAAATTCGCGCTTATGCCCTCCAGCAACAAGGACTGGATACCGTTGACGCCAATCGCGCCCTCGGTCTCCCCGACGACATGCGCGATTACCGCGTGGCCGCTGCCATCCTGACCGATCTTGGGATCAAAAGCGTGCGCCTGCTAACGAACAACCCTGCCAAAATCACCGGCATTGAACAGCACGGCATTGCTGTAACCGAGCGCGTACCGCTCCAAATGCCGGCGAACAACTACAGTGCTGCCTACCTGCTGGCAAAGCAGGTACGGATGGGGCATTTACTCGATAGCCGGTTGTTGTAGGATAAAATTGTAGCAGTCATTATAGGTTAGATCAATCAAAAACACAGTAATTGAAACGTGCTACATTACCAAGCCAATATGCACTTGGTTTTGGGGTACGAGCTTGTGTCGTTCGATCTACAGCGATGATCCCAAGTTTAGGTTTATAACCACTAATCCATTCAAAATTATCCAATGCTGACCAGGCAAAATAACCTCGTACATC
This genomic window from Chloroflexus aurantiacus J-10-fl contains:
- the ribA gene encoding GTP cyclohydrolase II, which encodes MTTFFPITRAAMADLPTRFGHFQIVVYLDAEQKEQIALTCGQLHTPEPVLTRLHSECLTGDIFGSHRCDCGEQLAAALTAIQQAGRGVLLYLRQEGRGIGLVNKIRAYALQQQGLDTVDANRALGLPDDMRDYRVAAAILTDLGIKSVRLLTNNPAKITGIEQHGIAVTERVPLQMPANNYSAAYLLAKQVRMGHLLDSRLL